In a genomic window of Brettanomyces nanus chromosome 1, complete sequence:
- a CDS encoding uncharacterized protein (EggNog:ENOG41), translated as MFADKLREALSASRKAARDFRRALEEVAEQLAANGRRSRPALQRIPIRVSNPENPLWQQLQRRHFSTLLKGANKSFSPATFINTRVTLNVSNGVSHAARSVLYRVQPFRSSLRPRFGGCPNALYSNFVHHNARMFSTFGPDVTAQAVHNLSQGLRAFFVKGAQMKLSANACNESHVGSFNSNAAFVESIMDLARNDLSSGSAGCFIEFNLTSCARNSSVDSLPTQCFLDEDVMSDLSNFVKQRIQYQTRVINDIIIFKDNIGSPGGKRVVAPNGDIIMHFYFPSCESTKMEMLLTDCDITTGVVREYRSDHQDIADTFGRSLSSYGSILSPELTEDTSIDSSSDWYEVHEDVLSSELESLTIPEYFTPIEHSGLESPAISVR; from the coding sequence ATGTTTGCTGATAAATTGAGAGAGGCCTTATCGGCTTCTCGCAAGGCAGCACGTGACTTCAGGAGGGCGCTGGAGGAAGTAGCGGAACAGCTTGCTGCCAATGGTCGCCGATCCCGGCCTGCTCTTCAAAGGATTCCTATCCGTGTGTCCAATCCAGAGAATCCACTGTGGCAGCAGCTTCAAAGGCGGCATTTTTCAACACTTTTGAAAGGCGCCAACAAGAGTTTCTCGCCTGCTACTTTCATCAACACTCGAGTTACTCTGAATGTCTCCAACGGTGTTTCTCATGCTGCACGTTCTGTTCTTTACCGTGTTCAGCCGTTCCGTTCCTCTCTGAGACCTCGTTTTGGAGGCTGCCCTAATGCTCTTTATTCCAATTTTGTTCACCATAATGCTCGGATGTTCTCTACATTTGGTCCCGACGTTACTGCACAGGCTGTGCACAATCTATCACAAGGCTTGAGGGCTTTCTTCGTCAAAGGAGCACAAATGAAGCTTTCTGCAAATGCATGCAATGAATCTCATGTGGGTTCGTTCAACTCTAACGCTGCATTTGTTGAATCTATCATGGATTTGGCCAGAAACGATTTGTCTTCTGGTTCTGCTGGCTGCTTCATTGAGTTTAATCTTACTTCGTGTGCCAGAAATTCCTCCGTCGACTCTCTTCCAACGCAATGTTTCCTTGACGAGGATGTCATGTCTGATTTGAGCAATTTTGTCAAGCAAAGAATTCAATATCAGACTCGTGTTATCAACGATataatcatcttcaaagataaTATCGGGTCCCCGGGAGGTAAGAGAGTAGTAGCGCCGAATGGCGACATTATTATGCACTTTTATTTTCCTAGTTGTGAGTCCacaaagatggagatgcTACTAACCGATTGTGATATTACTACAGGCGTGGTTAGAGAATACCGTTCAGACCATCAGGACATTGCTGATACATTCGGTAGATCTTTGTCCTCATATGGTTCGATTCTTTCACCAGAATTGACTGAAGATACGTCCATTGATTCCAGCTCTGATTGGTACGAAGTACATGAAGATGTACTCTCCTCTGAGCTCGAGTCTCTGACTATTCCTGAGTACTTTACTCCGATAGAGCATTCTGGTCTTGAATCTCCCGCCATTTCTGTTAGGTGA